A stretch of DNA from Pseudoliparis swirei isolate HS2019 ecotype Mariana Trench chromosome 5, NWPU_hadal_v1, whole genome shotgun sequence:
gaaaaaaatatttatataaatatttattcttttaatcaaactattgtctcgtttatttttgtcatttaaggtatatatactcgtgtatacactgagatttcaccaaatgtttgTTCCTGGAACTCCATTGGTCAACACGCGTATGACCTCTGTACAATATGACCGACCTGGTAATGCAGCCGTTCAGGAAGAAGCCTTTGCTCTCGTCAAATCTGTACATCCCAGAATTCGGCAGATCTTTGCAGACCGACAGGAAGTTGTGCAGCTCTGATGTCAGGTTCCCACTCAGCTGCTGCTTCTGAATGAGGAGCAACAAAAGGGGAGTTAATACCGTTTAATAGCTAATTAAATATTACTCTTCTCCAAGCGACCGGCGTACAAATCATCCTCCGGAAATAATAAGGGGTTACAAATATTTAACGAGTAAACGTCACCTTTATCCTGTAATAGGTGTCGGTGATGATTGTGATGAAGAGGTTGAGGATCATGTAGATGAAGAGCGAGATGAAGGTGTAGCGGTAGACCCGGCTGAAGAGCCACACCAGGGTGCTCTTCCGCTTCATTTCCTGGAAGGTGGCGAACATGTCGTCTCCGTTGATGAGGGAGAACAGACACTCGGACATCGTGTTCAACGTCTGGAACTAAACACCCAAAAGGTccaagaggagaaaaagaggtaTTAATTTGAATCTGTCCAGATGACAAAAGGTAACCGTATCTTCTACCTGGGTAAAGGTTACAGTACAACAGTGTTGGAATACTTGTTGCGAATAACTAAAGCCAAGTGTGAAGTGGACAGTACCAAAAATAATGATTTTGTGGACTagttcatttcatatttattatatcatTGGATTATAATCAATGATGCACTCATATCTGAATTACTGTAATGTTGCAGCTGATGTACAGTGCTAATTAATACAAGTATGTACTGCTGTGTAACTTGCAATAAATcagttatatatttaattatatattaatatattttttatttatttataatttaattgtatatatataatttattgtatgtataatcatatatatttaattatatataatttaatatatgtaattgtataatttaatattatatatataattaaattgtatatatatttacttatatatttatttaattatatatatttatcatgtaAACCACGCTCGCCTTCTCGTGATACGGGCCCAGGACGATCCAGCCGCAGAAGCAGTAACTCATGTAGATTATCCCAGCGCAGCAGATGAACCGGATCACATTCGGGAACGCCGCCCTCATCGTCAGGATGAGGATCTGAAAATGGCCACAGACAACGGATATTGGTAAAAGATCAGGTAAAAAGTCTCGTCTTTTAACGGCTTCCTGTGATTTGGTGCAAACACCAGGAATATGGGCCTGAGATAAAGAGCGtatacatatacgtatacatGTGATGTCAAGATACGATGTTGCACTgctatagatacatacatagtTACAGTGGTAAAatactattctctggtgtttaatgaagtctctacatgggtgtgtagaggcccatctccagtgttctaaaggtacattgtgttatcgccttagaagactaacggaggggtagaaaacccttgaaaaccatttttatgtgagcgcagctgaaaacagttatgctggtgagagaagatttaaaactggccttcctttgagccacaagtttgaagaacaacataatatttcaaataaaaatcattatttctaacctcgtcaatgtcttgactcttTTTTTCTATAAATTTCACAataaatttgataaataaaagtgagttttcatggaaaatacCAAATTGTCTGTGACCCTAAagttttgaacggtcgtgtatatgacataacatatttcagggtGCTCCACATGCGTTATGAATGATCTGGTCTTACATTATACTTCCTGAAGTAGCCCATGTAGCGGATGACCCCAATCCAGACAAACATGGTGCCGGTCCCAAGGAAGATGCTGCAGACGTCATAACTAGTGAgcacctaaaaagaaagaggagatcTCTTAAATTGTGACAAAGGAACATCAAAGTGTGCAT
This window harbors:
- the LOC130193620 gene encoding mucolipin-3-like isoform X3 yields the protein MVVTFKEENLITFKHLFLKDYDDDGGMENYAVYSQPDVYDHIDYILKQYDHLHNITVGNHEYEKNHPMTVCQEFYRNASIFPASETFDIDIEVITECFNVYPMDHPTSQESSPRFILHFKRMLSVKITFVLKSINLQTVRYRELPDCYDFHVIEYTVYCKKECGNRVPWSDKLEFLNGWYILIIVSDVLTIIGSILKIEIQTKVLTSYDVCSIFLGTGTMFVWIGVIRYMGYFRKYNILILTMRAAFPNVIRFICCAGIIYMSYCFCGWIVLGPYHEKFQTLNTMSECLFSLINGDDMFATFQEMKRKSTLVWLFSRVYRYTFISLFIYMILNLFITIITDTYYRIKKQQLSGNLTSELHNFLSVCKDLPNSGMYRFDESKGFFLNGCITRSVILYRGHTRVDQWSSRNKHLVKSQCIHEYIYLK
- the LOC130193620 gene encoding mucolipin-3-like isoform X1, with amino-acid sequence MQLVSFGLSNQMVVTFKEENLITFKHLFLKDYDDDGGMENYAVYSQPDVYDHIDYILKQYDHLHNITVGNHEYEKNHPMTVCQEFYRNASIFPASETFDIDIEVITECFNVYPMDHPTSQESSPRFILHFKRMLSVKITFVLKSINLQTVRYRELPDCYDFHVIEYTVYCKKECGNRVPWSDKLEFLNGWYILIIVSDVLTIIGSILKIEIQTKVLTSYDVCSIFLGTGTMFVWIGVIRYMGYFRKYNILILTMRAAFPNVIRFICCAGIIYMSYCFCGWIVLGPYHEKFQTLNTMSECLFSLINGDDMFATFQEMKRKSTLVWLFSRVYRYTFISLFIYMILNLFITIITDTYYRIKKQQLSGNLTSELHNFLSVCKDLPNSGMYRFDESKGFFLNGCITRSVILYRGHTRVDQWSSRNKHLVKSQCIHEYIYLK